A stretch of DNA from Micromonospora sp. NBC_01813:
CCTATCAGGGCCGGCACTACGAGGCGGTCGCCGACCCGCCGCACGAGTTCCGCATCCTGGCGATGACCCGGGCCGCCCGCTACCCGGTCGAGTCGCTGGCCCGCCGGTTGCGGCTGAGTACCTGGCGGGGCGCCACCTGTCAGGTGCTGCGGCAGGAGTCCGGCTGGAGCCGGCTGCGGCTGTGCCACCCGACGCCGGAGACGGTCGCGACGCTCGGCGCGCAGTGCTACGAACGCGGGATCTACGAGGTGTGGGCACCGACGGTGGAGATCACCGACAACGGGCCGACGGACCTGCCGTACGAGCTGTGAAACCGTACGGCCAGCGCCGTCACCCGGTGACCAGGTGCACCAACTCGACGACGAAGTAGCCGGCGAAGCCCAGCATGATCGCGCCGGACAGCCGGTCGAACCAGGCGATCGCCCGGGGCGTCAGGTGGCGGCGGGCCTGGGCGGCGCCGACCGCCAGGATCAGGAACCAGACCCAGGACGCCGTCCGGCGCGCCGACGGTGAGCTGACCACCGGCGGTACGGATGGACCGCACGCCGAGGTAGCTGAGGAAGACGGCACCGAAGACGAGCAGTGCCGGCCGTACCCCCGGCACGGTGGCGATCAGGCCGGACACCCCGGCGACCCCGGCGACGATCAGCAGCGTGTCGCAGCAGCCGGCGGCCAGCACCGCCCACAGCGCCCGGGGCAGGCCGACCGCCAGCCCCTGGTTGACGACGAAGACGTTCTGCGGGCCGATCGGCATGATCAGGCCGAGGCCGAGCAGCAGCCCGCCCAGGTAGACAGTGACCACGGTCGGATCAGGGGTCGAGTCGGGACAGCTCCTCGTCGACGATCGACTCGTCGAGCTTGCGGAATACCGGTTTCGGTGCGGCCAGCGGCCGGCCGGCCTCGATCGGCGCGGACTCCCAGCGGGCGCCCACCTGGTAGTCGCCGGTCAGGATCGGGTACGCCGGACCGCCGTCGAGGTCGTCCACCTCGACGATCCTCGGCATCGGCGCGTGTACGCCGGTGCCGCCGAGCAGCTCGTGGATCTGCTGGGCGGAGTGCGGCAGGAACGGGGTGAGCAGCGTGTTCGCGTCGGCGACCACCTGCAGGGCGACGTGCAGGATGGTGCCCATCCGGGGCTTGTCCGCCTCGGCCTTGAGCTTCCAGGGTGCCTGCTCGGAGAGGTAGCGGTTGGCCTCGGCGACCACCCGCATCGCCTCGCCGATGGCCTGCTTCTGCCGGTGCCGTTCGATCAGCGCCCCCACCGTGGCGAACCCGGCCCGGCCGGTCGCCAGCAGCGCCTCGTCGGCCTCGGTCAGCCCGGCCGGGTCGATCGGTGGGATGGCGCCGAAGTTCTTGGCGGCCATCGAGATCGACCGGTTGACCAGGTTGCCCCAGCCGGCGACGAGTTCGTCGTTGTTGCGGCGGCGGAACTCGGCCCAGGTGAAGTCGGTGTCCTGGCTTTCCGGCCCGGCGACGGCGATGAAGTAGCGCAACGCGTCGGCGTCGTAGCGGGCCAGGAAGTCGCGGACGTAGATGACCACCTGGCGCGAGGAGGAGAACTTGCGTCCCTCCATGGTGAGGAACTCGCTGGAGACCACCTCGGTGGGCAGGTTGAGTCGGCCGAGGCCGCCGGGCTCGCCGCCACGGTCGCCCTCGCCGGAGTAGCCGAGCAGCAGCGACGGCCAGATCACCGAGTGGAAGACGATGTTGTCCTTGCCCATGAAGTAGTAGGCGCGGGCGTCCTTGCCTTCGTCGTCCGTGCTCCACCAGCGCCGCCAGGCGTCCGGGTCACCGGAT
This window harbors:
- a CDS encoding LysE family transporter, whose protein sequence is MVTVYLGGLLLGLGLIMPIGPQNVFVVNQGLAVGLPRALWAVLAAGCCDTLLIVAGVAGVSGLIATVPGVRPALLVFGAVFLSYLGVRSIRTAGGQLTVGAPDGVLGLVPDPGGRRRPGPPPPDAPGDRLVRPAVRRDHAGLRRLLRRRVGAPGHRVTALAVRFHSSYGRSVGPLSVISTVGAHTS
- the metG gene encoding methionine--tRNA ligase, yielding MSHVLAAVAWPYANGPRHIGHVSGFGVPSDVFSRYMRMAGHDVLMVSGTDEHGTPIQVQADREGLKPRELADRYNRVIVEDLHGLGLSYDLFTRTTTGNHYQVVQELFEALHRNGYIVAKTTLGAISPSTGRTLPDRYIEGTCPICGYDAARGDQCDNCGNQLDPIQLINPRSKINGETPNFVETEHFFLDLPAFAEALGQWLDSRDGWRPNVLRFSRNLLDDLQPRAITRDLEWGVPIPLEGWRERGDKRIYVWFDAVIGYLSASIEWARRSGDPDAWRRWWSTDDEGKDARAYYFMGKDNIVFHSVIWPSLLLGYSGEGDRGGEPGGLGRLNLPTEVVSSEFLTMEGRKFSSSRQVVIYVRDFLARYDADALRYFIAVAGPESQDTDFTWAEFRRRNNDELVAGWGNLVNRSISMAAKNFGAIPPIDPAGLTEADEALLATGRAGFATVGALIERHRQKQAIGEAMRVVAEANRYLSEQAPWKLKAEADKPRMGTILHVALQVVADANTLLTPFLPHSAQQIHELLGGTGVHAPMPRIVEVDDLDGGPAYPILTGDYQVGARWESAPIEAGRPLAAPKPVFRKLDESIVDEELSRLDP